In Armatimonadota bacterium, the genomic stretch ACGACGATGGTGATTCCTTCTGCCTCACCCGCGCGAGGCTTTAACGGCGATCACATCGAGAACCACGACCGGTACGGTCGTCTTGTCAAAGGAATCAGCGAGGAGCATGGCGTCTTCTGCATCCTCTGCCAGCTTGTCGGGTTCGAGGGCGGAAAGGGATTCGTAGGTGGCTCGATGATTACCGATCCATTCGGCCGGGTCCTCGTCGAGGCCCCGGTGGGGAAAGAAGCAATCATCGTCGCCGAACTTGACCTTGGACTGGTTCAGATCGCACGGGCTTCCACTCCGCTCATCTCCGACCTGCAGGCGGCTTGGCCCACGATCCAAACTCTAGTCACCGAAGCGGGCGAAGTCCGCCCGTAAGTACCCCATTCTCCCACTGGTAGACGCCAGCAAAGCGATTGTGCGACCCACCTTGGCAGATGTAAGTGTTGCCTTCCCGGTAAGGCTCTTGCAAGAAAGTGTGCGAGTGTCCTCCAAAAATGATGTCAATCTCCGGTGCGGCTCGGGCGAGTTCGATGTCGCGCTGATGGCCGATGTGGGTAACCGCGCAAAGCAATTCGACAGACGCGCGCATTTGCCGCGCGCACTCAACGGCAACGGGAATCGGTTGAGTCCAGCGGTGAGCCCAAAGTGCCTTGTCGCGCTTTGCCTCGGTCGCCATCGGAACCATGACTCCGAAGAAGCCAATCCGAAGATCATTGACGTCCAGCGTGAATCCCCCCGCATATGCTGAAATACCATCAGACTGGTTCATATTCGCAACGACGATCTTATGAGAAGCTCCCTCAATTTTCTTCTCAAACGCCGCTCGAATCGGATGCGTCTCGCGATTTCCGAGAACCGATACGTCTAACTGCAATTCCTGAAATTTTGCCCAAACCGGATCGGGACCCAGCGGAATCCCGAGGTTGCCGGTCCTGATGGAATCCCCCGAATCGACGTACAAATCCACTTCCTTCCGAAGTGCGGAGAGAGCGTCAAACACCTCATCCGTCAAGGTGCCGTGCATATCATTTGTGTGCAAAAACGAAACTTTTCCCACCGTCCGTGACTATACTTGAAGAGTTATGAAGAAACTCGTGGTAGCTCTCATGCTCTGCGCGATGGTGGTTCCGGCCATCAACGCTCAGGATAAGGACAAGAAGAAGAAGGAACTGCACTGCGCCGTAATGCCGCAGGACAAGATCGACGTCAAGAAGTCAACGAAGGCTAAGCTCTTCAGCGACTACAAGGGCAACCGATACTACTTCTGCTGCGCTGGCTGCAAACCAGCTTTCGACAAGGATCCAGAGAAGTACAAGGACGCCGATCACGTTCCAATCCCAAAGAAAAAGGGTTGATTGTTGAAAAGGGCGACTCTAAAAGAGTCGCCCTTTTTTGTGGAAATTTTTGGGTAAAGAGTTCGGCGAGTGGCTTGGGCCCTCATCCGAACTTGAGGCTATCTCAAACTCGAATTCGCTCTGCCGGTCGATTTTGAGTCGAAACGGAGGAAACCGTCTCCGGCGCTCCGAGCTCAGCTCGGCTCGCTCGAACCGATGCCCCGATTCGGTCAACGTTTGATTCCAATCGCGTCAACAAATCGGCAGCGTACTGATCTGCTCCGCGTCGAATTTGCGCTGCAGTTCGCTCGGCTTCGTTTCGCAGACCCTCGGCCTGATCTTTGGCCAGTCGGAAAACTTCGCTTTCGGCTACCAGTCGCTCCTGCTGAATCTTCGCGCTTTCGATGATTTGCATCGACTGTTCGTTTGCGGTGTCGACAAGTCGTGTCGCCTCTCGCTTTGCATTTTCGATAATCTGGTCGGCTGTCTCCTGAGCAGACTTTTTGATCTCTTCGGACTGTCGCATGTTCTGGGCTGCCCCAACAATTTCGACCGGCAGAGACTGCTTAATCTTGTTGATTTGCAACTCAATCTCTTCCTGATCCAGCCCGTAGGTGAGTCGCCCGATGATCTTTCGGGGTTCTTCCAAGGTTAAGATTTGGAGTTCTTCGAGGAGCACAACAACGTCTTGCATAACGGTTTCCAGCCTCCTAATTGTGCCACTTTTTTATGAGATTGTTAAGCAGTCATACTGTTTTTGTGACCGATATTCGCGGCGATATTCTCAATCAGGCTCTACCGTACATCCAGCAATTCCAGAGCCACACATTCGTCGTAAAATTTGGTGGCTCGGCGATGCGTTCACCCGAAGCAACCGAGAGTGTCATCCGTAATGTGCTCTTGCTCTCTTTGGTAGGAATACGTATCGTTCTCGTCCACGGCGGCGGCCCAGAAATCGACACTTGGCTCAAGAAACTTGGGATCGAAAAGGTAACTCACGAGGGCCTGCGAGTCACTGACGACACTACAATGGAAGTTGTTGAAATGGCACTTGCTGGTCGAGCGAAC encodes the following:
- a CDS encoding metallophosphoesterase produces the protein MHTNDMHGTLTDEVFDALSALRKEVDLYVDSGDSIRTGNLGIPLGPDPVWAKFQELQLDVSVLGNRETHPIRAAFEKKIEGASHKIVVANMNQSDGISAYAGGFTLDVNDLRIGFFGVMVPMATEAKRDKALWAHRWTQPIPVAVECARQMRASVELLCAVTHIGHQRDIELARAAPEIDIIFGGHSHTFLQEPYREGNTYICQGGSHNRFAGVYQWENGVLTGGLRPLR
- a CDS encoding YHS domain-containing protein, whose protein sequence is MKKLVVALMLCAMVVPAINAQDKDKKKKELHCAVMPQDKIDVKKSTKAKLFSDYKGNRYYFCCAGCKPAFDKDPEKYKDADHVPIPKKKG